The genome window CAAACCGGGCAAACCCACTGCCATCGGTCTTGAGCGTATACACAGATTGATTATTGCTGCTGATAAGCGTCAGCTCAACACCTTGTATCGGTTCCGCTTTGCTGATGGAATTCGCCCAGACGAGTAGTTCGTCCTTCGTCTGACGAGCGACCAGACCAATATCGGATACGGACACCAACTGACTGGTCCGCAGATAAGCTTCATCTTTTGAGCCAACCGTGACCAGATACACACCCCGGAATGAACCAGATTGAACGGACTCTGGCAAGGCCAGGTTGAGGGCCGACACCCCACCAACTTTGGGCAAATCGGTTGTTTCGACGGTTTTATTGACGAGTACATCGCTCAGATCGCCTGATTCGTCATCACTGTATGTGAACGATCCCGCGGGTTCCCATTGGCCATCGGCGCTCTCCGCATACGCTTCGTAACGGTCCGAGCGGAGGTAGTGAAGAATGTTATTTTCGTATATTTTCGCGATTTTGACGTGTACTTTCGGTACGTTAACGATGGTAAGTCCCACATTCCGGGCACCTTTCGAGGAGAGATACAGGGCTTTCTTGTTCGCAAACTGAATGCTGGCGGGCATCTTGCCGAAAAACAAATCACGTGTGACCGGCTCGTTGAGTTTAGTCCCGAGCGTTCCACGAATCTGGTCGGTCAGGGTCAATACGTAGGTGTCCGTTTCGCTGAAGTTTCCCCGGATGATGAACCCGTTTTCGGTCAGCTCGGCGCTTGTTTCGGCTTGTGGCTGAATGGTATAGTAGCGGCTCAGTTCGCCGGGTTGGATCTCCTGGGTAGTGATGACACGAATAACCCCCTGATTGTTTTCAAAGCTCGTCTGAACGTCAGCAATGTCAATGGTGTAACGCGATGGTAGTGTTCCGGTCTTCTCGATAGTTTCTTTACTGACATAGGCCGTATGGGGTATTTTAAGCCCCTTGTCCAGTTTTATTGTCAGGGGGTGCTCGTTTTTAAGGGCGCGTGCATCGGCCAGTGTTACGCTGACATTGGTCTGAGCGTCGCTTTGGGCAAGCTGTGTCGATACCTTTTTTTCGTCGACTGATACCGTCAGCTTCCCGGTAATTTCGGCGGAACTAACCGGATAATTGAAATTGAGCCGGGTTTTCGCTACCGGTTTTCCACTTTCCTGCGACTTGGCCCACCAGCTTTCGGTGCTGGCCAGTTGTAAGTAGGGGGTATGAAACTCGATGGCATCCTCCGAAACCGTCAAATTTTTCTGAGTGGCGCGTTTTAGAAGATCGTCGGTCAGCTCGGCACGGTAATTGGTAGCGGGGTCGAACGAAGCAGCAGGGGAGAAGACCAGTTCATTGGGAGCGGTCCATTTGAATTTACCACGTACTGTGGGGATGAAACGAACGTATTGCGTCGAATCCCATTCATCGAGCTGGTTGACGGGACCGATATTTTTGTTGAAGGAGAACGTAAGATTTTGCGTCTGTTGTACCTCGTCGGCAAAATTCCGGCCTACTACGGTTACTTCGTTAAATGATAGCCGGGCGCAATTCACCAGCAATACGAAAGGAATCAATAAAGCAAGGTTGCCAGACCGACGAATCCGGGAGCGCATTTTATACACAGTAAAGGTGAGAGGCCGAATGTAGACGAAAAAATCACTCGACATTGTTCGCCAAGTTTGTTTTTCGGCGTATGACTTATTGAGTGGCTGTAAGCTTCTCTGACAGTGGGGTTGTCCTTTTTGAGCGTTTTCTCGAATTGAGCCACTCAGCTTAATCTATTAACGATGTTAAATGCGCCATTCATGTTTACTTGGCGCCAGACATACCCCGGCAGTTGTCAGTTTATCTGGTTTCAAACGCTGCCAAGTCGGTCCAATAGCATAGAGTTTATTTCGCTGAAATTCTATGGTTGATAAGGATGCGGTAAGATTTCATGCAGATCAGGACTTAGTACTCTATTTCAGATACGTTAACGATGTTAATTGTGTTGTTTGGTGTACTTTCCTAAAAGCTAGAACGCTTTTGACAGGATTACACAAGATTTCTATGCCCTAAAAACCTTGTGTAGTCCTGTCAAAAAAAACAGAAATAGTATGGTCTGACTATCAGCTTCTACTGTATTGGCGTAAATTGGATGTTCGCGATTTTCCAGGAACTACCTTGCTTGACCGAAACGACCGAAAACGATACCGTGCTGTCGAACGCTTGTCCCCGAACGCTACCTTTTGCTTTCCAGGTGCCCGTCATAACAGCCGCATCGTTGTTGTATTGGCGGGTTTGCGCATTTGATAGGGCTGCTGTCTCGACAACGATGTAACCGCCGTTCATGCCCTGAGCCAGTAGGTCACCAGCAACGGCATTCCCGTCAAAACTAACCAGACTGAAGTCACTGGTGATCAGTTTGCTCACAGCGTCTCCGTTTTCGTCAAGGAGTGCTTTGAAAAACGCATTCCCTAAAGCCGTTGGGTCCTGGGCGAGATCGGTAGCTTGCTGAGCAAAGGTAGTAGCAGTGGTAAATAGCAGTACGGCGATAAGAGAGACTAACGTTTTCATGTAGACTAGGAGTTGCTTTTGGACGGAAAAATGGGGATACCGTATGGAAAAGCAAAATGAAGAAATCGTTACTCGTTTTTGATCGTCACGTGTAAATCGCTGTAGCGCCCTTTGTCGTCGGCGCATGATATTTTTAACGGACCGGGTTTCGGCCTGAAAAAGACAGCTTCATCCGGACGAGCTTTTTTGTAGAGCTTATCATTTAGATACCAGAAGACTGTTTGAACGTCATTGGCTGCCTGACAACCCAGTTCAAGGTCAGTGAGCTGTCTGGAATTAATAAAATAGTCGCTGCCGTCGTTAAGGCTGGTTATGAGCGGACCCGTTCCGGTCGAGCCAAAAATGCGCTCACAGGTTGGGTTATGCGGGGGAACGGTCTCAAACGGAATATGCCTGCTTTGGTAAAAGGCGGCCACCTCGGGTGATAAATTCGGATACGATCGGCGTACCGCACCACTATCGGGCTTGCAATGAGCGCAGTACGATACAGTTCCGGCTGCATTCGTAAAGATAGGCTTGCGATGCTGACAACGTCGATACCGCGATACACCCATGATGAAGTAATCGGTTACCTGACTTGGGCAGAACTCGCCGGGAATATCTCCCGTTTCGGGGCAAACAAGCCGCATCGACAGGCTACCTCCTGGTTTCCTGAGCTTGTCTCTAGACGAATTATAATCCAGCGCGTTGAAAAGTTGGAATAACAATGGTGTAGCCGTATTGGCACCACTCAGCTCAGCTACGCCAATCCCCGAGAAATTACCAACCCACACGCCGATGGTGTACCGCTGGTTATAGCCAATGCTCCAGGCATCACGCCGTCCGTAGGAGGTACCGGTCTTCCAGGCGATTTGCGGCAGATGATAACTGTTGTCAAAATTATTGGGAAGATCGGGGCGTGTGATCTGCGAAAGCGTATTGGTAATCAGAAAGGCTGCTTCTCTGGAAAGTAGTCTTGTGCCGGTTTCCCTCACCGACCCGTCGGACCGCCCCGTAAAACGCAACTCCTTGACAACCCCACCATTGGCGAAGCCCGCATAAAGCCGGGTCATCTCCTCCAGCGTGACACCGCATCCGCCCAGAATCATCGAAAGACCCAACTCCTTCGCCTGTTTGCGAACCGTTTTAAAACCAGCTTTTCGTAGTGTTTCGACCAGAACGGGCGTGCCGATTTCTTTCAGAAGTGCTACCGCCGGAATGTTCAGTGAATTTGCCAGTGCAAATTCAGCCGTGACTGGCCCGTTGAATTTTCGGTCGTAATTATCCGGCTCGTAACCACCGAAATTCGTTGGCACGTCACTAAGCTTGGATTTGGGCGTAATCGTTCCCGCATCGAACGACAAACCGTAGAGCAATGGTTTGAGCGCACTCCCCGGCGATCGAATCGCCCGAACCCCGTCAACCTGTCCGCCATCGAACGTATTGCCGAAATCGGCAGAACCGGCATACGCAACTACTTCATGGGTCTGATTATCTACCACCAGTACGGCTGAATTGTGAATTGAATAAGCTTTAATACGGTTCGCGTAGTTTCGGATTAACTGCTCGACGGTGGCCTGCGTGGCTGTATGGATGGCCGAATGAATGATGGGCACATCGGGGTTTTCGGCGCGAAGTCGATGCGACAGGTGAGGGACCAACTGAGGAGCTGAACGCCGGTAGGCCGTGAGCGGTTCGGCCATGGCATCAGTAATCGTTGTTTCGTCGAAGAGGTGTTTGGCGCGAAAGCGGGCCAGCCAGCGATTGCGTTCCTGTACGACAAGGCTATTGTTTATTCCCAACCGTAAGCTCGAGGGTCGGTTGGGGACGATGGTAAGGGTGGTCAGCTCGGCCAGACTGAGTAGCTGTGGCAGCTTGCCGAAGTACAGGAGTGAGGCTGATTTTAGCCCTTCAATATTACCCCCATACGGAATCAGGTTCAGATATAACTGAAGGATCTCATCCTTGGAGTAATGAAGTTCCAGCTGCAACGCCCGAAACAGCTCGATGGCTTTATTCCCGTAGGTTCGCTGGCGGGGTTCCAGCAGCCGAATGGTCTGCATCGTTATGGTCGAAGCCCCTGACGTTCGCCGACCCGACACAAAATTCCGGCCCGCAGCTCGCAGCATGGATACCGGGTTGAACCCAACATGATACCGGAAGTATTTGTCTTCCTTGAACAAAATCGCGTCGCGGAGAGTAGGAGTAATCTCGGGAAGCTCGACGTAGAGTCGCCATTTGTCGTCGCGGCTCAGAAACGCATGCAGAATGTCCCCATCACGAGCGGTGATTACGGTAGAATACGCAACGCTGGTGTTGAGCGGGTATAGAAAATCGATACTCAGAAACCCCATTGTGACGACAAACAGGACCTTCACGAAACGTGGTTTCCAGATTCGTTTGGCAATGCCGCAAACGTTTCCCAATATTGACCGACCCATAGGTGTTCTTGTTCCTTAAAAACAACCGCAAAAATCAACGAAATTCCTTAACCAACGAAACCATACATTAAACGATGACGATTCAGTTTTTCGGGGCAGCCCGCACCGTAACCGGTAGCAAACACCTGATCACCACGGCCACAGGCACACAAATTCTGCTCGACTGCGGACTATTTCAGGGTATCAATACGGATGAACTGAACCAACAGTTCGGCTTCGATCCGGCACAGGTCGATTACATGGTGTTGTCACATGCGCACATTGACCACACAGGCCTGATACCCCGGCTGGTGCGTCAGGGGTTTAGCGGACCCATTTACACAACTTCGGCTACCATCGATCTGTGCGAGGTTATGCTGATGGATAGTGCCCGCATTCAGGAACGCGACCTCGAACGGGTCAATGAACGACGTCAGCGCCGGAATCAGCCCGAACTCGACGCACTTTACGATGAAGCGGACGTACAGCGGGCACTGGATCAGATGAAGCCGGTTGATTATAATGTACCATTCGCTATTTGCGACGAGGTAACTGGGCTATTAACCGATGCGGGTCACCTGCTCGGAAGCGCGTCTGTAAGCCTGACAATTCGCGAAAATGGGGCCGAAAAACAATTGTTTTTTAGTGGCGATATTGGTCGGCCCGACGACAAAATTCTTCGGTCACCCCAACCGTTTCCACAGGCTGATTACATTATCTGCGAATCAACCTACGGCGACCGTCTTCACGAAGCCGAACCCGACATGAAAGCCCATTTGTTGCGCATTGTTCAGGAAACCTGCGTGGAGAAGCGCGGTAAGCTGATCATTCCTGCCTTTGCCGTTGACCGGACCCAGGAGTTGATTTATGCGCTGGATCAATTGTCGAGCGAAGGCCGTTTGCCTAAACTGCCGGTGTATATCGACAGCCCGATGTCGGTAAAAGCGACGCAGGTAATGCGCGACCACGAAGAAGATTTTAATCCCGATATTCTGGGTTATGCCAAAAAAGATGGCGATCCATTCGATTTTCCAAACCTGCATTACGTTGCCGATGTAGAGGGGTCAAAAGCCATCAACAACAATAACGAGCCCTGCATCATTATCGCGCCATCGGGTATGGCTGAGGCTGGCCGTATCAAGCACCATATTAAAAATAACATCGAAAAGCCGAACACCACCATTTTGCTGGTCGGTTATGCCTCGCCGAATAGTCTGGGTGGGGCGCTCAAGCGGGGCGATAAGGAAGTGACTATCTTCGGTGACCGATACCATGTGACGGCTAACATCGAGATCATGGATTCGTTCTCGGCTCATGCGGACTACCGGGAGATGCTTCATTTTCTGAGTTGCCAGGACCCGACGCGCGTTAAAACGGTATTTCTGGTACACGGCGACTACGACAAGCAGGTGATCTGGAAAGGCAAACTACAGGCGGCTGGTTTCAACCACGTCGAAATACCTGATATGAAGGAAAAAGCAAGTTTATGACTATCGTCAACAGGTTGAATCAGGAGTCGTGAGCAATAAAAAACCCCGGCACTAAAAACCGGGGTTGAAAAAAATAAGAACCGGGACAGCCTTGTCAGGTAAAACGGACTCGGGAAAAGCCCCGTGTGAAGCGACGGTTCAATACGACACGATACATTTTGCCAAACTGGGCATAACACCAACTCCGAAGTTGCCTTACTTCTTTTGGAATAAGCATTTTGATAGCTTTGGCCAATTCTTTTTCGAATAATCCTTTGTCAAAACTAACCTTCTGAAGGATGGTTTTGATATACTCAAGCATGGAAAGCATGGTATGTCATTTTTGTCGGTTATGAAGCTTATGGATACTGGAAAAGGTTGACTGCTTCGTTCTAATAGGGTATATTATCCGTAACGGCTTACTTTGTGATTTGTTGCTCAAAAATAACAATGTCGATTGCAATATTCCGCATATTTTTTGTATTATTTTATTTTGCGTCTGTCGCAGGATTCAGCCAAACGGTTGAAAATGAATTGACTATTGAGTTGGGCCAAACTAATTTTCCGATTGAACGGCCTTTCACGATTTCCGTCATCATCCCAAACAGCGACACGCGCCCGTCCATTACCTTTCCGGACATTGTCGGTTTTACCAAAAAAGGGATGTCGGCTAGCGTTACGCCGAGCGAAATTGGTGGAAAAACAATTACTAATCAAGTCATTACGCAAAATTATCAGGCGCGTACTCCTGGTCGCTTCCGGGTGCCTCCCTTCAGCATAAAGGTCAACGACGAGACGGTACAGTCGGAAGGGACAATGCTGGTGGTTCGTGCGTCCGCTACGACCACTGCTCCCGTCAATGTGACGACCACCGCCCTTGTTTCGCCACCTAATGGGGCGGCTTTTTTGTCACTTCGGTCTTCGCAGTCCAGAATATATACGGGCGAAAGCATCGCGCTCACGTTGTCGTTTTTTGTGGCCGATAATTATCCGTATAAGCTGAATTTTACGGCGCTGGATAAGCAGATGCAGGCTATCACAAAAAAGATTCGTCCGGCCAATGCGTGGGAAGAAAACCTGAACATAACCGAGCTGAACCCAAACCCGGTGCTGGTGGGCGGAAAGAAATTTCGGGAGTATCGACTGTATCAATCCGTCTTTTTCCCGTTGTCGAATCAATCGCTCAAGTTGCCTGCTGTAACGCTCTGGCTAGGCAAAGAGCCGATCGTTGGTCCGCCATCGGCCAAGCCTGAAACGATCGCGTTCACCAGTAAACCCGTTACCATCGCGATTCGTCCCTTACCTGCTCACCCGCTGCGTGGTCGAGTGCCCGTGGGGTCGTTTCGGCTGGAGGAAGGCCTCGAACGGCAGCGGGTCAGCGTTGGTCAGAGTGTCCGCTACACATTTGCAGTAACGGGTGAGGGTAATATTGCTACGCTTCCGGCGCCGGAAACGCTCAGTGATACGGCTAGTATTGATGTATTTCCCCCTAAAGAACGCCACACGGTTACCAATTCAGGCGTTGACGTGACGGGCAATAAGACGTTTACGTACTTTATCGTTCCCCATCAGAATGGGGTCGTTTCGCTGGCTAATCGCTTTCAGTGGATTTATTTTAACCCCAAAACAGCCCGTTACGATACCCTGCGGCCACGGTTGCAAATGCAGGTAGGTGGTAAAGCAGACGCGGTAGCCGTCAACTCAACCGTTCAGGCGTCTTTGTCAGGAACAACCGGCGAAACCGTACCGGGAACATCGATGGGGGACTCGTTATATGCGGGTATTGAAGCAATCGATAGTACGCAGCAGCCAATGAGCATTACGGTTTTAATTCGCAGTATTGCCAATGTGTTGATTGCATTAATGCTATTAGGGATGATCTTTGTATTTTTCAAGAAATAAACGAGTGGATTTTAGCAGCTACGATTTAGATAACGGACAGTACTTATAGTCTTACGTATCTACTAACCAGTGGCTAACATCGATAAATAAGCATGAGCAGTACCTACGGAACACTATTCAAAATCTCAACCTTCGGTGAATCACATGGCCCCGGCATTGGCGTTGTTATAGATGGTTGCCCAGCCGGATTGTCGTTCGATACGGATTTTATTCAGCATGAACTGGACCGTCGCAAGCCGGGCCAGTCCAGAATTACGACCCAACGGCGGGAAGCCGACGAATTTGAGGTACTGTCGGGCGTATTTGACGGAAAGACGCAGGGAACGCCCATTGCGCTGTTGATTCGAAATACTGACCAGCGTAGTAAAGACTACGGCCACATTTCTGAGCAGTTCAGACCATCCCATGCGGATTATACCTACCAGACCAAGTACGGCTCCCGTGATTACCGGGGCGGTGGGCGGTCGTCGGCGCGCGAAACAGCTGCGCGGGTGGCTGCTGGTGCTGTAGCCAAGCTACTTTTGACGCAGCTGGGCGTTCAGGTTCGGGCGTATGTGTCGCAGGTCGGTACGCTGAAACTCGAAAAACAATATTCGGAGTTAAATCTGGCGCTGGCCGAAGAAAATGCAGTGCGCTGTCCCGATCCCGAAACGGCTGAACGCATGTTTCAGTACATCGACGAAATTCGTAAACAGGGCGACTCGATCGGGGGTGTTGTCGACTGTGTGGTGACCGGTGTTCCGGCTGGCTGGGGCGAACCCGTTTTTGATAAACTCCACGCTGAACTGGGCAAAGCGATGCTGAGTATCAACGCCGTAAAAGGATTTGAATACGGTAGTGGGTTTGCCGGCGTAGAGTTACGTGGATCACAGCATAACGACGAATTTTACACGGATGAGCACGGTCGTGTCCGGACAAAGACGAATCTATCCGGTGGTATTCAGGGGGGAATCAGCAATGGCGAAGCGATCTATTTCCGCACGGCTTTTAAACCCGTCGCGACCATCATGCAGGATCAGGACAGCGTTGATGTACATGGGCAGGCGGTGACCGTTTCGGGCAAGGGACGCCACGATCCCTGCGTAGTGCCACGGGCGGTGCCCATCGTTGAAGCGATGGCGGCCCTGGTTCTGATCGACATGTACCTGCGTAACAAGGCCGCACAGATCTGATAAGCGTAGCCAGAGGGGCTATTTTTTCTTCAGAACGGACTGCATAATGGCAAAACCCAGAAAGCCGAATCCAGCCGCCTGACCCAGAATGCCGAGCGTCAGTAAGGTTCCGGCTGCGTCTGAGTTGGTTTTTCTGGCCCATGCGCCAAGGAGCAGCAGCAGAATACCGACAAACCAGAAGCCAGCGGCCAGTAAAACGAATTTATTTTTGATCGTGACCATAGTACGATTAGCTGTCTTTTTGCTTAACGCGGTGGCGCGGTTTCAGGCAAAAACCGTGGTTTGCCGGATAAAGTTACACGATAAACGATTATTGCGAACGACGGTATACTACAGACGGGTGATGCTGGTCCTGTTTGTGAGCGTGTTGGTGCCTGTTTTGGGTAATTCTCAGCCAACGACGCGTCGCTTTTCCTTCCATCGGGGTTTGATGGGTACGCAGTTTACCGTAATTCTTTACGCGGCAGACAGCCTGAGCGCCCGGCGCGCCAATGAAGCCGTTTCGGCGAGAATGGATTCGCTCAATCAGATCATGAGCGATTACTTGGACGGTTCCGAAATCAATCGGTTATCGGCCACGAGCGGTTCCGGAAAATGGACACCCGTATCGGCGGAGTTATTTGATGTGCTGCAGAAGGCGCAGACGATCGCCAAACGCTCGCACGGACGCTTCGACCCAACAGTCGGTCCGCTATCGCAACTGTGGCGACGTGCTGTTCGTCGGAAGGAGTTTCCCACGGCAAAGGTGCTTAGAAAAGCCCGGCGGTTGGTGGGTTATCGACTGATGGAATTAGATTCGAAAAAACAGTCGGTCAGGCTTCGGCGGGCGGGCATGCGGTTGGATGTGGGTGGTATTGGTCAGGGATTTGCCATCGATGAAGCGATAAAGGTACTGCACCAACACGGTATTCGTTCGGCGTTGTTTGATATTGGGGGCGACATTCTCGTAGGTGATGCCCCGCCCGACAGACCAGAAGGCTGGCGCGTTGGCATTGGTTCAGGTAAAGCCGGAGCGATAGATACCACCTCACTATTCCTGAAGAATGCAGCCATAACCACCTCCGGCGACATGTACCGGTTTCTGGAGCACAACGGTCGGCGTTATTCGCATATTATGGACCCACGCTCTGGGCTGGGCATGCCTTATTTTGTGCAGGCTACTGTGCTGTCTCCCGACGGGTACCATGCCGACGCACTCACGAAAGTATTCAGCGTGGCTGGACTGCGTAAAAGTCGACGACTGATCAGCCGATGGCCAGGGACAAAACTATTGATCCGTGAAAACAAATCCGGTCGACTGCGCGAGTGGCGATCTGCCGATTTTCCAACTAATTGAGAATTGTCACTACTATCAATAGCGGGATAAATCTGTTTATAGATCTGTGGATTAGTCTCTGGATGCGCTCACAAGAAGTTTTGGGATAAGCCTTGTTTCGTCAAGTAGCAGGCTCTTCATTGGTGCTTTACTGAGCAACTATTGACCCAATACACATGCTAACTCCACTTCATACGGGTGTTCTGCTGGTAGGGGCAGGCCCGACGGGTCTTGCACTAGCCTGTCAACTCACTCGGCTGGGCGTTGATTTTATCCTGATCGATGCGGGAGCAGGGATCACGCCTTATTCCAAAGCCATCGGTGTACAGGCCCGTACGCTGGAAATCTACGATCAGATCGGCCTGGCTGACCCCCTGATCGAAAAAGGGATTATTGCCGAAAAAGCCAAATTAATTGAAGGCGGTGAGGTACGCGGGACGATTGAACTAGCCACGATTGGGCAGGGACAAAGCCCTCACCCTTTTCTGCTGCTGGTCGAGCAGAACCAGCATGAGCAATTACTCTATACCTTTCTGGAGGAACACGGTAACTCCGTTCAGTGGCAGACAACCCTAAAGGAATTTTCGCAAACCGATCAGCAGGTTACCGCGCATGTTGTGACGAATGGTGGCGATGAGCAGATAATCACGGCTACGTATATGGTCGGTTGCGACGGTGCTCATAGTGTTGTTCGTCGTGGACTTGGTCTGTCTTTTGCCGGAAGTACCATGGAACGTCTCTTCTATGTAGCCGATGTGGTGATCGACTGGCAGTATGACCACAATTCGGTTATGATCTGTCTGGCTAAAGCAACACTAGCGGCTTTCTTTCCACTCCCCGGCACCAACCGTTACCGGATCGTCGGTACATTTCCCGAAGGCGATCAGCACGAAGCGGGTGACATAGTATACCAGACGATTGAGCAGCAACTGAAAACCGATACCAAACTGGCCCTCGACATTACACAGGTGAATTGGTTTTCCACCTATAAAGTGCATTCCCGACGTGTCAGCGCATTTTCTGAGGGCCGTTGTTTTGTCGCGGGTGATGCTGCGCACATCCATACGCCCGCTGGTGCGCAGGGGATGAACACCGGCATTCAGGATGGGTATAATCTGGCCTGGAAATTGGCGCTCGTGCTGAAGCATCAGGCTAACGAAGGCTTGCTGGCAACGTATAACCAGGAACGTGGCGAAAATGCCAAGCATTTGCTCGATACCACTGATCGTATGTTTGAGTTTGGTGCAAGCCCTGACTGGTTTCTAACATTCTTACGCACACACATTATCCCGCATGTTGCCCATTTTGTGATGGGTCTTGATGCAGTTAAGAAGGCCGTTTTTCCGTTGATTTCACAGATAGGCATCAACTACCGATCGAGTTCGCTGAGCCGATCCAATGACGATTTTTTGAATATCAAAGCTGGGGATCGCATGCCTTATTTTCTGGTCAATGGAGAAAGTATATTCAATGTACTGCGCAACCCGAAATTTCATCTTATTCGCGTTCAGAATGAACCAGATACGAATCGGGCAGAATTAAATGAGCTACTGACGCGTAATCCTTCGCTGTTGAACTATCACCAGGTCCCGCTTTCCGCCGATGTACAGACCCTGTTTGGCACGAAGGAGTCGTTCAGTATCCTGCTCCGACCCGACAATTACATCGCACGGATCGACCAATCAGATTCGCTTACGCCGATCAGAAACTACCTGGCTGAAACGATTGGTGTTTCTCTTGGCTAAGTCAAGTCATCAGGTAAAAAGAAACGCATCCATCGCTTCTGACTATCAATTCAGGCGCGATAGATGCGTTGGCATTACATGAGAAGCGATGGTTAAACGGCTATTGTTTTACCCGGCACCGCAATCTGGTAAAGACCATTCGCATCGGGCAGGCTTTTGGGCATAGCGTCCCAGGCAAGCGTTGTCGGGAACAAATCGATTTGTGAATTCAGGGCCTCATCCCACTTCACGACTTTGCCGGAATAAGTAGCCATGCGCCCCATCAGCGCTGTCATGGTGCTTTTCGCCACCCGTTCGGCATCGGCAAATTTGTATTCGCCTTTGGCAATCGCGTCAAATAATTCGTCGTGCTCGATCTGGTACGGATTGCCATCGGCTTTGGCATTGTAACTGAAAATTGGTTGGCCGTTATAGCCCATCAGCGCACTGGTTTTCTTTTCCATTCCCTCAACCTTGCCCTTCGTGCCCAGAAACATTTCATCGACCCGGCTGTAGGTGCCTTCGTAGTGGCGGCACTGGCTGTTAATGGTCGTACCATCGGCGTAAACAAAATCGACAATGTGGTGGTCGAAAATTTCGCCATCATCTTTTCCGACGCGGACCTGCCGCCCACCCGTTCCCTGGCAGGAAACTGGATAGCTGTTCTTGACCCAGTTGGCCACGTCGATGTTGTGGACGTGCTGCTCATTAATGTGGTCACCACACAGCCAGTTGAAATAATACCAGTTACGCATCTGGTAGTCCATTTCGGTTTGATTTGGTTGGCGGGGTTTATGCCAGACGCCACCACTAATCCAGTATACCTGTCCGCCGACAATATCGCCCAACGCCCCGTCGTGAATGCGTTTGATCATCTCCCGATAGCTCGGCTGATAACGGCGCTGTAAACCGACCACTACGTTTAGTTTTTTCTTCTTGGCCTCTTCCGCAGCCGCCAAAACCCGCCGAATACCCGGTGCATCAGTA of Spirosoma agri contains these proteins:
- a CDS encoding FAD:protein FMN transferase, producing the protein MTIVRLAVFLLNAVARFQAKTVVCRIKLHDKRLLRTTVYYRRVMLVLFVSVLVPVLGNSQPTTRRFSFHRGLMGTQFTVILYAADSLSARRANEAVSARMDSLNQIMSDYLDGSEINRLSATSGSGKWTPVSAELFDVLQKAQTIAKRSHGRFDPTVGPLSQLWRRAVRRKEFPTAKVLRKARRLVGYRLMELDSKKQSVRLRRAGMRLDVGGIGQGFAIDEAIKVLHQHGIRSALFDIGGDILVGDAPPDRPEGWRVGIGSGKAGAIDTTSLFLKNAAITTSGDMYRFLEHNGRRYSHIMDPRSGLGMPYFVQATVLSPDGYHADALTKVFSVAGLRKSRRLISRWPGTKLLIRENKSGRLREWRSADFPTN
- a CDS encoding FAD-dependent monooxygenase translates to MLTPLHTGVLLVGAGPTGLALACQLTRLGVDFILIDAGAGITPYSKAIGVQARTLEIYDQIGLADPLIEKGIIAEKAKLIEGGEVRGTIELATIGQGQSPHPFLLLVEQNQHEQLLYTFLEEHGNSVQWQTTLKEFSQTDQQVTAHVVTNGGDEQIITATYMVGCDGAHSVVRRGLGLSFAGSTMERLFYVADVVIDWQYDHNSVMICLAKATLAAFFPLPGTNRYRIVGTFPEGDQHEAGDIVYQTIEQQLKTDTKLALDITQVNWFSTYKVHSRRVSAFSEGRCFVAGDAAHIHTPAGAQGMNTGIQDGYNLAWKLALVLKHQANEGLLATYNQERGENAKHLLDTTDRMFEFGASPDWFLTFLRTHIIPHVAHFVMGLDAVKKAVFPLISQIGINYRSSSLSRSNDDFLNIKAGDRMPYFLVNGESIFNVLRNPKFHLIRVQNEPDTNRAELNELLTRNPSLLNYHQVPLSADVQTLFGTKESFSILLRPDNYIARIDQSDSLTPIRNYLAETIGVSLG
- a CDS encoding Gfo/Idh/MocA family protein; the encoded protein is MTNESNRRDFLKSSGLLTGSALLSSLPFTTKAATGHPGYHFSANDTIKVALIGCGGRGTGAAQQALSTKQNVKIVALADAFRDRLDDAYKALTARGAKAADGTPKVDIPEDHKFVGFDAYKQAMALADVVILASPPGFRPSHFEEAVRQGKQVFMEKPVATDAPGIRRVLAAAEEAKKKKLNVVVGLQRRYQPSYREMIKRIHDGALGDIVGGQVYWISGGVWHKPRQPNQTEMDYQMRNWYYFNWLCGDHINEQHVHNIDVANWVKNSYPVSCQGTGGRQVRVGKDDGEIFDHHIVDFVYADGTTINSQCRHYEGTYSRVDEMFLGTKGKVEGMEKKTSALMGYNGQPIFSYNAKADGNPYQIEHDELFDAIAKGEYKFADAERVAKSTMTALMGRMATYSGKVVKWDEALNSQIDLFPTTLAWDAMPKSLPDANGLYQIAVPGKTIAV